From the genome of Paraburkholderia flava, one region includes:
- a CDS encoding citrate/2-methylcitrate synthase, which yields MTREEVLARLNIKPATLYSYVSRGLIGTAPHDDGRRSLYVRADVERVGSRKRGRMPKAASAESTMRWGEPVLASAITHITPQGPLYRNRSAVDMAKAGASFESVSQLLMTGVWQDGVTAWGTLDTPQTVLPLFSAYAGKLEGGDIANLLGMVPLALGMQGRGAAEISDGSAVQAARLIMQTMAGCLGFLSNTRAFVARERGESLAAYLLRSAGGIGSPDAVFAVNGALTVLADNELAPATFAARVAASTNADLYNCIAAAIGSHVGFSTGTATEKVETLLLRDVSNPDTAPRLQMVREVGASLFGFNHPLYPEGDVRANLIIEQVRALRQATTDTAPTLAFLGLAEEKLSMRPGVAIALVVLARALGLPDGTATALWIISRTAGWVAHVLEQRSQAFLLRPRAKYIAALRM from the coding sequence ATGACACGCGAGGAAGTGCTGGCCCGCCTCAACATCAAGCCGGCGACGCTTTACTCGTACGTGAGCCGCGGCCTGATCGGCACCGCGCCGCACGACGACGGGCGCCGCAGCCTGTACGTGCGTGCCGATGTCGAGCGCGTGGGCAGTCGCAAGCGCGGACGCATGCCGAAGGCGGCGTCGGCCGAATCGACGATGCGCTGGGGCGAACCGGTGCTCGCGTCGGCAATCACGCACATCACACCGCAGGGTCCGCTGTATCGCAACCGCTCTGCTGTCGACATGGCGAAGGCCGGCGCATCGTTCGAATCGGTTTCGCAACTGCTGATGACCGGCGTCTGGCAGGACGGCGTCACTGCGTGGGGCACGCTCGACACGCCGCAGACGGTGCTGCCGCTGTTCAGCGCGTACGCGGGCAAGCTGGAAGGCGGCGACATAGCCAACCTGCTCGGCATGGTGCCGCTTGCGCTCGGCATGCAGGGACGCGGCGCGGCAGAAATCTCCGACGGCAGCGCAGTGCAAGCCGCTCGTCTCATCATGCAGACGATGGCCGGATGCCTGGGGTTTCTAAGCAATACGCGGGCGTTCGTCGCACGTGAACGCGGCGAGAGTCTGGCGGCATATCTGCTGCGTTCGGCAGGCGGTATCGGTTCGCCCGATGCGGTGTTCGCAGTGAACGGCGCGCTGACCGTGCTCGCCGACAACGAACTCGCGCCGGCCACGTTCGCCGCGCGTGTCGCGGCATCGACGAATGCGGATCTCTACAACTGCATCGCGGCGGCGATCGGATCGCACGTCGGTTTTTCGACGGGCACCGCGACGGAGAAAGTCGAAACGCTGCTGCTGCGCGATGTGTCCAATCCCGATACCGCGCCGCGTCTGCAGATGGTGCGTGAAGTGGGCGCGAGTCTGTTCGGCTTCAACCATCCGCTGTATCCGGAAGGCGATGTGCGCGCGAATCTGATCATCGAGCAGGTGCGTGCACTGCGTCAGGCGACGACCGATACCGCGCCGACGCTCGCCTTTCTCGGACTCGCCGAAGAGAAACTGTCGATGCGTCCGGGCGTCGCGATCGCGCTCGTCGTGCTCGCGCGTGCGTTGGGTCTACCGGACGGCACCGCGACTGCGTTGTGGATCATCAGTCGTACGGCAGGATGGGTCGCGCATGTGCTTGAACAGCGCTCGCAGGCGTTCCTGCTGCGGCCGCGTGCGAAGTATATTGCGGCGTTGCGGATGTAA
- the mdtD gene encoding multidrug transporter subunit MdtD: protein MSQDSSHTALLWIVAAGFFMQTLDTTIVNTALPSIAHSLGVKPLVMQPVIVAYTLTMAMLTPASGWLADRFGTRRVYFTAILIFVLGSLCCSSAHTLGQLVVARVLQGIGGSMLLPIGRLAVLRSVRGEQYVAALAMISVAGQIGPIVGPTLGGWFVEAFSWHWIFLINVPIGAIGMFAVHHYLPRTTSEAAPPFDVTGCALVSLCMIAFSLAVDAPVQSHRAAWSAGLFVLGLVSAFAYISYARRRENPLFRLALFREPNFSVGLIGNLVCRIGSSAVPFLVPLLMQLELGYTPLHSGLMMLPAALSGALAKRWIAPLIRRYGYDTFLLVNTLIVGGSIVAFALISRGTPVALEIVVLAIFGAANSMQFAAMNSVTLKGLSIEDAGSGNSLFSMVQMLALGLGVTIGGALVSLFADQWGSVTLGFRMSFICVGVITLISAAVFRGIDATPTVTSPTKPATVEGR, encoded by the coding sequence ATGAGTCAGGATTCCAGCCACACCGCGTTACTGTGGATCGTCGCCGCAGGTTTCTTCATGCAGACGCTCGACACGACGATCGTCAACACCGCGCTTCCGTCGATCGCGCACAGTCTCGGTGTGAAACCGCTCGTGATGCAGCCGGTGATCGTCGCGTACACGCTGACGATGGCGATGCTGACGCCCGCATCCGGCTGGCTCGCCGATCGCTTCGGCACGCGGCGTGTGTACTTCACTGCAATCCTGATCTTCGTGCTCGGCTCGCTGTGCTGTTCGAGCGCACACACGCTCGGGCAACTGGTGGTCGCGCGCGTTTTGCAGGGCATCGGCGGATCGATGCTGCTGCCGATCGGCCGGCTCGCGGTGCTGCGCAGCGTGCGCGGCGAGCAATACGTGGCCGCACTCGCGATGATTTCGGTTGCGGGACAGATCGGCCCGATTGTCGGACCGACACTTGGCGGCTGGTTTGTCGAAGCGTTCTCATGGCACTGGATTTTCCTGATCAACGTGCCGATCGGCGCAATCGGGATGTTCGCGGTTCACCACTATCTGCCGCGTACGACCAGCGAGGCTGCACCGCCATTCGACGTGACCGGCTGCGCGCTGGTGTCGCTGTGCATGATCGCGTTCTCGCTTGCAGTCGATGCGCCGGTTCAATCGCATCGCGCTGCGTGGTCCGCAGGATTGTTCGTGCTCGGACTCGTCTCAGCGTTCGCGTACATCTCGTATGCACGGCGTCGCGAGAATCCGCTGTTCAGGCTCGCGTTGTTCAGGGAACCGAACTTTAGCGTCGGGTTGATCGGCAACCTGGTGTGCCGGATCGGCTCGAGCGCGGTGCCGTTTCTCGTACCGCTGCTGATGCAGCTCGAACTTGGCTACACGCCGCTGCATTCCGGTTTGATGATGCTGCCTGCGGCGTTGTCGGGCGCGCTTGCGAAGCGCTGGATCGCGCCGCTGATTCGCCGCTACGGGTACGACACGTTCCTGCTGGTGAATACGTTGATCGTCGGTGGATCGATCGTCGCATTTGCGCTGATTTCGCGCGGCACGCCGGTCGCCCTCGAGATCGTCGTGCTGGCGATTTTCGGCGCGGCCAATTCGATGCAGTTTGCGGCGATGAACAGCGTCACGCTGAAGGGGCTGTCGATCGAGGACGCAGGCAGCGGCAACAGTTTGTTCTCGATGGTGCAGATGCTCGCGCTCGGCCTGGGCGTAACGATCGGTGGTGCGCTCGTTAGCCTGTTCGCCGACCAATGGGGTTCGGTGACGCTCGGATTCCGGATGAGCTTCATCTGCGTCGGGGTGATTACGCTGATTTCCGCGGCGGTTTTTCGGGGTATCGATGCGACGCCGACGGTGACTTCGCCGACAAAACCGGCGACCGTGGAAGGGCGGTAA
- a CDS encoding RidA family protein: MNAATRFWMVQGAPTPVGPFSHATESDGWIFVTGQMPTSPDDDSAPLPDGVAAQTTRVMDNLKLVLAGVGLGLEHVVSARIFLTEFKRDYATMNATYAAYFPSDRLPARTCIGVTGLARDALVEIDFIVRRPA; encoded by the coding sequence ATGAACGCAGCCACCCGGTTCTGGATGGTCCAGGGCGCACCGACGCCGGTCGGTCCTTTTTCGCACGCGACGGAGTCGGACGGCTGGATCTTCGTGACCGGCCAGATGCCTACATCGCCCGACGACGACTCGGCGCCGCTGCCCGACGGCGTCGCCGCGCAGACCACGCGCGTGATGGACAACTTGAAGCTCGTGCTCGCGGGCGTCGGTCTTGGGCTCGAGCACGTCGTGTCCGCGCGCATTTTTCTGACCGAGTTCAAGCGCGACTACGCGACGATGAATGCGACCTATGCTGCGTACTTTCCGTCGGATCGTTTGCCGGCGCGGACGTGTATCGGTGTGACGGGGCTTGCTCGGGATGCGCTGGTTGAGATCGATTTTATTGTGCGCCGGCCTGCGTAA
- a CDS encoding cupin domain-containing protein, with the protein MHDLRREFGPAQASFVDQTGQRPRDNHYWAPVIVSREEIDAEVERLAALPKPADGRRHSLIVHPSARAGSPGLAPGIQVSLQVLLPGETTEPMRHNATEVNFCIRGGGSTRVAGRSIAFRQYDVWNHPAFVAYAHTNDTNDIQVRLVYSNTPLLQHMEVYVPEFGVELEVPTETLTSHVSDDPKRRNPFGMFPIGEDGGLLMPYETLINPQVVESRPLHFPWQLVKAELDKLEALGSDYVGRRLYMMYNPVTGRTNGITPNFFATMTIRPPKIVDRPHRHVSSAINYYFSGSGYSMVAGNRYEWKAGDLMLSAPGWAVHNHASYDDYVYELTIQDQPLNIYMQSLLWQESMKEPLALLGTQTGFSTNRGNEKAA; encoded by the coding sequence ATGCATGACCTGAGACGCGAATTCGGGCCGGCGCAAGCGAGCTTTGTCGATCAGACTGGCCAGCGTCCCCGCGACAACCACTACTGGGCACCGGTGATCGTGAGCCGCGAAGAGATCGACGCGGAGGTCGAGCGTCTTGCCGCGTTGCCGAAGCCGGCCGACGGACGCCGTCATTCGTTGATCGTCCATCCGTCCGCGCGTGCCGGTTCGCCGGGCCTCGCCCCTGGCATTCAGGTGTCGCTGCAGGTGTTGTTGCCGGGCGAGACCACCGAGCCGATGCGTCACAACGCGACCGAGGTGAACTTCTGCATTCGCGGCGGCGGTTCGACGCGCGTCGCGGGTCGCAGCATCGCGTTCCGTCAATACGACGTGTGGAATCATCCGGCGTTCGTCGCGTACGCGCACACCAACGATACAAACGACATCCAGGTGCGGCTCGTCTACTCGAATACGCCGCTGCTGCAGCACATGGAAGTGTATGTGCCCGAGTTCGGCGTCGAGCTGGAAGTGCCAACCGAAACGCTCACGTCGCACGTCAGCGACGATCCGAAGCGCCGCAACCCGTTCGGCATGTTCCCGATCGGCGAAGACGGTGGCCTGCTGATGCCGTACGAAACGCTGATCAATCCGCAGGTCGTCGAATCGCGTCCGCTGCATTTTCCGTGGCAACTCGTGAAAGCCGAACTCGACAAGCTCGAAGCACTGGGCAGCGACTACGTCGGACGCCGGCTGTACATGATGTACAACCCGGTGACGGGTCGCACCAACGGCATCACGCCGAATTTCTTCGCGACGATGACGATCCGTCCGCCGAAGATCGTCGACCGTCCGCATCGTCATGTGTCGTCGGCGATCAACTACTACTTCTCGGGCTCGGGCTACAGCATGGTCGCGGGCAACCGCTACGAGTGGAAAGCCGGCGATCTGATGCTGTCGGCACCCGGCTGGGCCGTGCACAACCACGCGTCCTACGACGACTACGTCTACGAGCTGACCATCCAGGATCAGCCGCTCAACATCTACATGCAGTCGCTGCTGTGGCAGGAGAGCATGAAAGAGCCGCTCGCGCTGCTCGGCACGCAGACCGGTTTTTCGACCAATCGCGGTAATGAAAAAGCCGCTTGA
- a CDS encoding LysR family transcriptional regulator, with translation MLNPIWLKTYATVASCHSFTEAARQLGLTQSSVSEHVRRLEHAVGRRLFIRDTHSLAMTPDGEAMLAHAGAILQAIGRAESQFRAPRLKGRVRLGSSDDIALGPLPTVLAAFRNAHPDVELEITIGMTGKLYELLDAGSIDLLVGKRRLGDKRGVALFTGRLEWLARAGTLVDLTQPLPLILVAEPSVTRAVVLDALAQTDFRWQLVCTSSSHAGCVAAARGGLGVTVRPQYLSARGLAPPANVASLPVLPDVEFIALAAKRLSRPAGTLLQLLHDSDLRGSWIGE, from the coding sequence ATGCTCAATCCCATCTGGCTCAAGACATACGCGACGGTCGCGAGCTGCCATAGCTTCACCGAGGCAGCGCGTCAGCTTGGTCTCACGCAGTCGAGCGTCAGCGAACACGTTCGCCGTCTCGAGCATGCGGTCGGACGGCGGCTGTTTATCCGCGACACGCACTCGCTCGCGATGACGCCCGACGGCGAAGCGATGCTCGCGCATGCCGGCGCGATCCTGCAGGCAATCGGCCGCGCCGAGTCGCAATTCCGCGCACCGCGTCTGAAAGGACGCGTCCGTCTAGGCTCATCCGACGACATCGCACTCGGCCCGTTGCCGACCGTGCTCGCCGCCTTCCGCAACGCGCACCCCGACGTCGAACTCGAAATCACGATCGGCATGACCGGCAAGCTGTACGAATTGCTCGACGCGGGATCGATCGATCTGCTGGTGGGCAAGAGAAGGCTCGGCGACAAACGCGGCGTCGCGCTATTCACCGGACGGCTCGAATGGCTCGCGCGCGCCGGCACGCTGGTGGATCTCACGCAACCGCTACCGCTGATTCTTGTCGCCGAACCGAGCGTGACGCGCGCGGTCGTGCTCGATGCGCTCGCGCAAACCGACTTCCGCTGGCAACTGGTCTGCACGAGCAGCAGTCACGCCGGTTGCGTCGCGGCTGCTCGAGGTGGGCTTGGTGTGACAGTGCGGCCGCAGTATCTGTCGGCACGTGGACTCGCGCCGCCGGCCAACGTCGCGAGTCTGCCGGTGCTACCCGACGTCGAATTCATCGCACTGGCGGCGAAGCGGCTCAGCCGCCCCGCAGGCACGCTGCTGCAGTTGCTGCACGACAGCGATCTGCGCGGGTCGTGGATCGGCGAATAG
- a CDS encoding MFS transporter, with amino-acid sequence MTPDSADTEPPSVLASSTVSPLRDPGFQRFWSARVLSSVSFQMLAVAIGWHIYALTHSAYALGLVGLAQFLPMFALTLVVGHAADRYDRRRIAAICQTLEALAAGVFLLGTLGGWLTAPVIYVLAASVGAARAFESPAVSSLLPGIVGRDELPRATAWATSANQSAQIVGPALGGLLYGVGPMAVYIACAIAFGCAAMLVSTIPLRTKPATRAPATLKSIFSGIAFIRREPVVLGALSLDLFAVLFGGATALLPIFARDMLHTGPWGLGILRSAPAVGALAGTLWLAHFPLRTRPGRAMFGGVIAFGLVTIVFGLSNQFLLSLVALAAMGAADVISVVVRLSLVQLRTPDEMLGRVSAVNALFIGTSNQLGEFESGLTAGWWGARAAVLVGGCATIGVALLWMRIFPELRKMRSLER; translated from the coding sequence ATGACTCCCGACTCTGCCGACACCGAACCCCCTTCCGTTCTTGCATCTTCAACCGTCAGCCCGTTGCGCGATCCCGGGTTCCAGCGTTTCTGGTCTGCGCGCGTGCTGTCGTCGGTGTCGTTCCAGATGCTTGCAGTCGCGATCGGTTGGCACATCTACGCGCTGACGCACAGCGCGTACGCGCTCGGTCTCGTCGGGCTCGCGCAGTTCCTGCCGATGTTCGCACTGACGCTGGTCGTCGGCCACGCTGCAGATCGCTACGACCGTCGGCGCATCGCGGCGATCTGTCAGACGCTCGAAGCGCTCGCGGCCGGCGTGTTCCTGCTCGGCACGCTCGGCGGCTGGCTGACGGCGCCCGTTATCTACGTGCTCGCGGCATCGGTCGGCGCGGCGCGCGCGTTCGAATCGCCGGCGGTGTCGTCGTTGCTGCCGGGCATCGTGGGACGCGACGAGCTGCCGCGCGCGACCGCGTGGGCCACGTCGGCGAACCAGTCGGCGCAGATCGTCGGGCCCGCGCTCGGCGGTTTGCTGTACGGCGTCGGGCCGATGGCCGTGTACATCGCGTGTGCGATCGCGTTCGGTTGCGCGGCGATGCTGGTGAGCACGATCCCATTGCGCACGAAGCCGGCCACGCGCGCGCCTGCGACGCTCAAATCGATTTTCTCGGGCATCGCGTTTATTCGTCGCGAACCGGTGGTGCTCGGCGCGCTGTCGCTGGACTTGTTCGCGGTGCTGTTCGGCGGCGCGACCGCGTTGCTGCCGATCTTCGCGCGCGACATGTTGCACACGGGTCCGTGGGGGCTGGGCATACTGCGTTCCGCACCCGCAGTCGGCGCGCTCGCGGGCACGCTGTGGCTCGCGCATTTTCCGCTGCGCACACGGCCGGGCAGGGCGATGTTCGGTGGTGTGATCGCGTTCGGTCTCGTGACGATCGTGTTCGGGCTATCGAATCAATTTCTGCTGTCGCTCGTCGCACTCGCCGCGATGGGCGCCGCCGATGTGATCAGCGTGGTCGTGCGGCTGTCGCTCGTGCAGCTGCGCACACCCGACGAGATGCTGGGCCGCGTCAGCGCAGTGAATGCGCTGTTCATCGGCACATCGAATCAACTGGGCGAATTCGAATCGGGACTCACGGCGGGCTGGTGGGGTGCGCGGGCGGCGGTGCTCGTCGGCGGTTGCGCGACAATCGGCGTCGCGCTGCTGTGGATGCGGATTTTTCCCGAACTCAGGAAGATGCGTTCGCTCGAGCGCTGA
- a CDS encoding FAD-dependent monooxygenase — MIYDVVIAGAGPVGLFLACELRLAGVASVLVLEQAENPASPLKQLPFGLRGLSVPTLEAFHRRGLLDDVTTPPDSKDGSNSRVPNAPHWMQNKRRPAGHFAGIQFFYDNIDTSKWPFRLPGPVDSILAVEMQHLESVLAARADSLGVEVKRGVGVEGFDQADDDVTVRAGGETFRGRWLVGCDGGRSTVRKAGGFAFTGTDPEFTGYSVVVELADPDKLKPGRHYTSTGMYTYQQPGIVTMADFDGGAFHRSQAITLEHVQAVLRHVSNTDVTLTALPLATTWTDRAHQATPYRKGRVLLAGDAAHIHSPLGGQGLNLGFGDAMNLAWKLAATLRGDAPDGLLDSYESERHPIGVQILDWSRAQVALMRPTRSTRALEAIIRDLLDTRDGATYFAERVWGLSLRYDFGGGHALVGRSAPDFELIDGARLGELLRNGKGLLLDFDASAALEALAGKWSDRIAYVASDVKDRLGLSAVLVRPDGFVAWVGEGSGASGDEDAARAAVRWFGEPLSHA; from the coding sequence TTGATATACGACGTTGTCATCGCAGGCGCGGGCCCTGTCGGCCTGTTTCTCGCCTGCGAGCTGCGCCTTGCAGGCGTTGCCTCGGTGCTGGTGCTGGAGCAGGCTGAGAACCCGGCCTCTCCGTTGAAGCAACTGCCGTTCGGATTGCGCGGCCTGTCGGTTCCCACCCTTGAAGCTTTTCACCGTCGCGGTCTGCTTGACGACGTCACGACGCCGCCGGATTCGAAGGACGGTTCGAACAGCAGGGTGCCGAATGCGCCGCACTGGATGCAAAACAAGCGTCGACCGGCCGGCCATTTCGCGGGCATCCAGTTCTTTTACGACAACATCGATACGTCGAAGTGGCCGTTCCGGCTGCCGGGTCCGGTCGATAGCATTCTCGCGGTCGAGATGCAGCATCTTGAATCCGTATTGGCTGCACGCGCTGATTCGCTGGGAGTCGAGGTTAAACGTGGCGTAGGAGTCGAAGGCTTCGATCAAGCCGATGACGACGTGACCGTTCGCGCCGGTGGCGAGACGTTTCGCGGACGATGGCTCGTCGGTTGCGACGGCGGACGCAGCACCGTGCGCAAAGCCGGCGGCTTCGCGTTCACCGGCACCGATCCCGAGTTCACCGGCTATTCCGTTGTGGTCGAACTGGCTGATCCGGACAAGCTCAAGCCGGGCCGCCATTACACGTCGACGGGGATGTACACGTACCAGCAGCCCGGCATCGTCACGATGGCCGATTTCGACGGCGGCGCTTTTCATCGAAGCCAGGCGATCACGCTCGAGCATGTGCAAGCGGTGTTGCGCCACGTGTCCAACACCGATGTCACCTTAACGGCGCTTCCGCTCGCGACCACGTGGACGGATCGCGCGCATCAGGCGACGCCGTATCGCAAAGGGCGTGTGCTGCTCGCGGGCGACGCTGCGCACATTCATTCGCCGTTGGGTGGCCAGGGTCTCAACCTCGGTTTCGGCGACGCGATGAATCTTGCGTGGAAGCTCGCTGCGACGCTGCGTGGCGATGCACCGGATGGTCTGCTCGACAGCTACGAAAGCGAACGGCATCCGATCGGCGTGCAGATCCTCGACTGGTCGCGCGCGCAGGTCGCGCTGATGCGACCGACCCGCAGCACGCGCGCGCTCGAGGCGATCATTCGCGATCTGCTCGACACGCGTGACGGTGCGACGTACTTCGCTGAGCGCGTGTGGGGTCTTTCTCTTCGCTACGATTTCGGCGGTGGCCACGCGCTGGTGGGTCGCAGTGCGCCCGATTTTGAGCTGATCGATGGGGCGAGGCTTGGCGAACTGCTCAGAAACGGCAAGGGCCTGCTGCTGGATTTCGACGCTAGTGCGGCGCTTGAAGCGCTCGCAGGCAAGTGGAGCGATCGTATTGCGTACGTCGCGAGCGATGTGAAGGATCGGTTGGGCTTGAGCGCTGTGCTTGTGAGGCCCGATGGGTTTGTCGCGTGGGTGGGCGAGGGTAGCGGTGCTTCAGGCGATGAGGATGCGGCTCGGGCTGCGGTGCGGTGGTTTGGTGAACCGCTGAGCCACGCCTAA
- a CDS encoding SDR family oxidoreductase — protein MSNTIFVTGASGQLGRLVIKHLLARGVTHNRIIAGTRDPEKLADLAAAGIEVRKADFEDPQALTEAFKGAGTVVIVSTDALDGADKRLKQHRNAVASAVAAGVERLAYTSLPNPESSLVTFAPDHLETERAIKATGLPHVIFRNSWYHENLLMSLPHALASGQWHSATKGGRVSSAGREDMAEAIAAALVAPSSDSRTYTLTGSEALSREEIAGLAREATGKPLAVVDVTDAQFAAGLEAAKVPGVFVAMLVSIEVAIRSGNLSIVTDDIESLIGRAPRRLGDYLKEAKASYTG, from the coding sequence ATGAGCAACACGATTTTCGTCACCGGCGCGTCCGGTCAGCTTGGCCGGCTCGTGATCAAGCATCTGCTTGCGCGCGGCGTGACGCACAACCGCATCATCGCCGGCACCCGCGACCCCGAAAAACTCGCCGACCTTGCGGCGGCCGGCATCGAAGTACGTAAAGCGGACTTCGAAGACCCGCAAGCTTTGACCGAAGCGTTCAAAGGCGCCGGTACGGTCGTCATCGTTTCGACGGATGCGCTGGATGGCGCCGACAAACGGTTGAAGCAGCATCGCAATGCGGTTGCGTCAGCGGTCGCAGCGGGTGTCGAGCGTCTGGCGTATACGTCGCTGCCCAATCCGGAAAGTTCGCTCGTGACCTTCGCGCCGGACCATCTGGAGACCGAGCGGGCCATCAAGGCCACCGGCTTGCCGCACGTGATTTTCCGGAACAGCTGGTATCACGAGAATCTGCTCATGTCGCTGCCTCATGCGCTGGCGAGCGGGCAATGGCATTCGGCTACGAAGGGTGGGAGAGTGTCGTCCGCCGGGCGGGAGGACATGGCCGAAGCGATTGCCGCAGCGCTGGTTGCGCCGTCGTCCGACAGCAGGACCTACACGCTCACCGGCAGCGAAGCGCTATCTCGCGAAGAGATCGCAGGCCTTGCTCGCGAGGCGACAGGCAAGCCGCTTGCCGTCGTCGATGTGACCGACGCGCAGTTCGCCGCCGGACTGGAAGCGGCCAAGGTTCCGGGCGTATTCGTTGCGATGCTGGTATCGATCGAGGTAGCGATCCGGTCCGGCAATCTTTCTATCGTCACGGACGATATCGAGTCGCTGATCGGACGCGCACCGAGGCGGCTTGGTGATTATCTGAAAGAGGCTAAGGCCAGCTATACAGGTTAA
- a CDS encoding winged helix-turn-helix transcriptional regulator, whose product MGTTHTRISELKAKLEEVRTQYGAIGNCPVRDVIDVINGRWSSLLMIALSEQAYRFGELRRLVPDISQRMLTQTLHELQRDGYVHREVFPTKPPGVEYSLTDLGRSMFDALNVLLVWADANYDAVRAARAEFDSQRESA is encoded by the coding sequence ATGGGAACCACCCACACGCGGATAAGCGAGCTCAAGGCGAAGCTGGAAGAGGTCCGCACTCAATATGGTGCGATCGGGAATTGCCCGGTGCGCGACGTCATCGATGTGATCAACGGGCGGTGGAGTTCGCTGCTGATGATCGCGCTGTCCGAGCAAGCGTATCGATTCGGCGAACTTCGTCGGCTGGTGCCGGACATTTCGCAGCGCATGTTGACGCAGACGCTTCATGAGTTGCAACGCGACGGCTATGTGCATCGCGAGGTGTTCCCTACGAAACCGCCGGGCGTCGAATACAGCCTCACCGATCTCGGTCGATCGATGTTCGATGCGCTGAACGTTTTGCTCGTCTGGGCCGACGCGAATTACGATGCGGTCCGGGCAGCTCGTGCCGAGTTCGATAGCCAGAGGGAATCGGCGTAA
- a CDS encoding YaiI/YqxD family protein — protein sequence MQILVDADACPVVVKEMLFRAANRVEVCVTLVANQYLRTPPSRFIKSLQVPAGFDAADNRIVELAENGDLVITADIPLAAAALDKGAQVLDPRGSWFSRENIQERLTMRDVMDQLRSTGIETGGPSPYSANDSKTFASQLDRFLARYRARPGAGA from the coding sequence ATGCAAATCCTCGTCGACGCAGACGCCTGCCCCGTAGTCGTCAAAGAAATGCTGTTCCGGGCAGCAAACCGCGTCGAGGTGTGCGTCACGCTGGTCGCGAATCAGTATCTGCGCACGCCGCCTTCGCGCTTCATCAAGTCACTGCAGGTGCCCGCGGGCTTCGACGCCGCCGACAACCGCATCGTCGAACTCGCCGAGAACGGTGACCTCGTGATTACTGCGGATATTCCGCTTGCCGCTGCTGCGCTCGACAAAGGCGCGCAGGTGCTCGATCCGCGTGGCAGCTGGTTCAGTCGCGAGAATATTCAGGAACGCCTGACGATGCGCGATGTGATGGATCAGCTTCGCAGCACAGGCATCGAGACCGGCGGTCCTTCGCCGTATAGTGCAAACGACAGCAAGACGTTCGCGTCGCAGCTGGATCGGTTTCTTGCTCGTTATCGGGCGCGGCCGGGTGCGGGTGCGTGA